Genomic segment of Triticum aestivum cultivar Chinese Spring chromosome 6A, IWGSC CS RefSeq v2.1, whole genome shotgun sequence:
aacgagatcacatcattaggagaatgatgtgatggacaagacccaatcctaaacatagcacaagatcgtatagttcgtttgctagagtttttccaatgtcaagtatcctttccttagaccatgagatcgtgtaactcccggatgccgtaggagtgctttgggtgtaccaaacgtcacaacataactgggtgactataaaggtatactacgggtatctccgaaagtgtctgttgggttgacacgaatcaagactgggatttttcactccgtatgacggagaggtatcactgggcccactcggtaatgcatcatcattatgagctcaaagtgaccaagtgtctagtcacgggatcatgcattacggtacgagtaaagtgacttgccagtaacaagattgaacgaggtattggataccgacgatcgaatctcgggcaagtaacataccgattgacaaagggaattgtatacggggttgcttgaatcctcgacatcgtggttcatccgatgagatcatcgaggagcatgtgggagccaacatgggtatccagatcccgctattggttattgaccggagagcaatctcggtcatgtctacatgtctcccgaacccgtagggtctacacacttaaggttcggtgacgctagggttgtagggatatgtatatgcagtaacccgaatgttgttcggagtcccggatgggatcccggacgtcacgaggagtttcggaatggtccggaggtaaagaattatatataggaagtgctatttcggccatcgggataagtttcggggtcaccggtattgtaccgggaccaccggaagggtcccgggggtccaccgggtggggccacctatcccggagggccccgtgggctcaagtgggaagggatccagcccaaagtgggctggggcgccacttcccctagggcccatgtgcctagggtgggggaaaccctaaaggggggcgcccccttgcttggggggcaagccccccaccccttggccgccgcccccctaggagattgcatctcctagggccgccccccctaggccccctatatatagtggggggaggaagGGCCTCACACACcatgccctggcgcctccctctccctctccaacacctcctcctcctccatagagcttggcgaagcgctgccggagtactgcagctccatcaccaccacgccgtcgtgctgctgttggagccatcttcctcaacctctccttcccccttgctggatcaagaaggaggagacattacactgaccgtacgtgtgttgaacgcggaggtgccgtccgttcggcgctaggatctccggtgattcggatcacgtcgagtacgactccctcatcctcgttctttgaacgcttccactcacgatctacaaggtacgtagatgcatccaatcactcgttgctagatgaactcatagatggatcttggtgaaaccgtaggaaaatttttgttttctgcaacgttccccaacacggagtTCTTCCACGGTGAGGCCGGAGGCCCTTTCGAGGACGGCGTCCCTGATCCTGGAGCCGAAGACGGTGGCGGGGATGCGCACGATCCCAGGGTTGTCGCTGTTGAAGGTGCCATAGACGGTGGCGGGCTGGTCGCCGACGTTGAGCTGGAAGTGCACCATGCCGCGGGGGAACACCATGACCTCCCCCTCCACGAGGAACTTGGCGAAGAGGCGGCCCCCCGTGTCGACGAAGCCGGCGTAGACACGGCCGGCGAGGACGGGCGCCATCTTGGTGGCACGCGGGTGGTAGTGGGGCGGGTTGACGCCGCCGACTGCGGAGAGGTCGGCGCGGGCGAAGGACATGCCGAGGGTGTGCAGGCCCGGGAACTGCGCCGGCGTGACGGACACCCCCGTgaaatgcacatatccataatccttagatcttccctgcgaaacagacgggttagcaccatgatgttcatatgaggactttgatatttttgaggaatatgatccatgtgaggagtttggtcagtatgatgacttggatccatatgaagaatttgatctggcgttcctattcttcacaggtggcgtcatgatgacattcacctaaagattttcaaggcatcttttgggaacccagattttcatcataggaggaccgttcctgcagttagtgccaacatatctagcaaatacttcaccattctgatttttgaacagtttatagttggagtcaaatgactcatcatcagaatgaggagattcacatgcaaatccagataagttagatggatcaactggaggtccctttgcaccaacccatgtagttttggtgttccaatatgtaccatcagcattgagtttcctctcgaaggaaataccctctttcctagggttcctattgaggatctactttttaagcacatcacaaagagtctgatgccctttgaggcttttgtacatgcctgtcatgtacaattccttcagccctgcagcatcagtgatactagcagtgtcctcagatgaggaattagtgatagcagaggcatgtgaagaatttgaaacattagcagcatttgaacattcaagtgaagaattagcagattcacgttctaTGCATTTCAAACAAGAaggatcaaattcttcctgagaagcgctgatttattgagcaagtaatgaatcgcgctccttctgaagatcttcataactcactcttagcttctcaaggtcttgctttctttgaagaaattcataagaaagcttctcatgatcagataagagagtgttatgatgatcttgaagggtgtcatacttagtatgaagtctctgaagactttcagccaaagcttttgactgatccatttcttcacccaacatatcaccgctcttatttagcatgtaatgaactttttccgaagttctttgttgtttagtggcaagggaatcaagtttgacatagctgggtccaaattcatcaccagattcatcatcactagactcggataggtagcattcagttacatcagcatcttttgccataaggcacaatccagaagatgatgattctggtttgaatgtcatcgctttgagagattccttgaagtcctcaaaccaaggatcatggcgggttcgatgaccttcatagacctcagagagatggtcccagataagcttcgcatgatcaagatgcatgatattcctgaactgattttgagacagacaggagcagatgacgtccttcgccgtgaggttgagaagagtgtacttgcgaatgtcatctgcttccgccatcttgcagtcagaccaatctcagtgacggtccacagctcgctgttcatcgccatgaggcgcttcttcatcatggccttccacttgggatactcatgatCGTCAAAGATGGGggatgtcactttcttcatacctgcggtcgacataactaaaactccaggcggttaaaccaaaatcacacagaacaagggagtaccttgctctgataccaattgaaagtgcgttatatcgactagaggggggtgaataggcgatttttatggaattcttcactaaggaatttgccggtgaggaaattccttagcgaagaactactagcaacgGAATaaatactcaaaagtaaacataacagaatgcaagcatagtcatcatgatgaaatgaaaacaggcacagagtacaggaagcgtaagcacaggataacacaggatgaagacaaacagactgaagaaattgaactgaggaaattgagaaagtcttcagtcaaaatcttcaaacacagatatgaacaaacacacaacacagttacgaggaaatgaaagagttgagggaatagaaccagtaagcttggtgaagacaatgatttggtagaccagttccaactgatgtctcagttgtaaatctggttggagcggctgagtatttaaactcgaggacacacagtcccggacacccagtcctgaacacgcagctcaggacacccagtcctcactgtattctccttgaactaaggtcacacagacctcgtccaatcactcgtggtaagtcttcaggtgacttccgaaccttcacaaacttggtcactcggcgatccacaattcctcttggatgctctagaccataacggctaaccgtctggaagaagcacaatcttcaaaggtaacaagcgtcggatccacgtaggatcaatctctttagtgatgctcaatcacttgggctttgtaggtgtttgggtttgggtttttcctcacttgatgattttcgctcaaaatcctcggaggatgggttgctcttaaatgacaagtgtcagtttctctcggagcagccaaccagctagtggttgtaggggcggctatttatagcctagggagcagcccggcatgataagacataaatgcccttcaatgatatgaccgttaggtggatagatattttgggacagctggcgcatagcacagcaacagtcggaattttgagtagcaaaatcctcagggctatcatgttcctcactgtgtaggcaatctgcactcgcgaattcctaactcctcagtcagaacaaattcctcagagaccagaagaacttcatttctgtcactgaagaatatgactggactgtatgagatttccaatggcttcactcgaagggattggtaggtgtaggattttgagctgagcatcacatggaaattttttcttagtatttcctcgaccccctttaacagtacggtgtttcctatgactcaagaaagagaaaatgaaactacgaaaacaaaagtcttcacgcttcatgttcctcgaatgaataccaagtcttcaaggtcacaccaatttcttcactttcaaagtcttcagaaatacaaagtcttcagtcgaagaacttcatttttaggggtcaattTTCTCTGTAAATATTAAAATCCTCATAgaattatagacctgtgtacactcacaaacgcattagtcccttaacctataagtcttcaatacaccataatcactaaggggcactagatgcacttacaacaaatGTGAACAACATCATTAGAATTGTTCCGCCTCCCGTTCATTGCTCTTGTAATAATGAACCAGTTAAgaaatctgtcaaactctaaacTTTCCTTTGAAAGCTCAACTGACACAACATTCATTTTGATGAAGATGTAAAATCATCAATCATCATATAGCATGATCACACAATTGAGCAACAAAAAAGCCTACCATAAAAGTCTCAGATTAAAAAACTTCCCTGTCACACATAAATACCTTTATTATGTTTGGGTTTGGCACCTGAGGCAGTGCGAGGGTTGTCGCACTGGTTTGGCATGGCAGACGATATTGCTAGGTGAGGCATGGGATACCGAATATCCTGCACGTTCCGAAGGTAGTGGTCGTGCGAGGCGCCGCTGGGGTTGGCGCTCAGGTTCAGGTTTGTGTTTAGGTTCAGAGTATGGATGGAGTTGCCTGAGCTGGCCATGGGAGATTGGCGATCCTGCAGGCGGCTCAAGGCGGCTCCGAGGCTAACACTCAGGTTCAGATTTCGCATGTAGGAGTTGACTAAGCATGGTATGAGGTATCAGAGATCCTGCGGGTAGTGAAGATAGCGATCACCCAAGGCGACGCTATGCTTTGCATTTAGGTTTGGAATGAGGAAGTAGATGGCTGGGCGGGTACATGATGGCATTTTGCAATAACTTAATATGTTGGAAGCTTATAAAGGGTTGGTATTTATAGGCCGCTTGGTCCCATGAGGGAGTCCTCATGTTTTTGGTTTGTGTTGTTAACACATTTTtggttttttttgaaaattttaataatTTAGAAAAAATCatggttttcttaaaaaaattgggaatggaaaaagttcatgaatttgtaaaaatatcaccaaattcaaaaataagttCATGAAATATggtaaatgttcatgaatttgttaaaaaaattcaaagtttCAATAGGtttcaaatttgagtttttttcatgcatttgataaataaaataaagaaaaataaaaaaggcaaacaacaagaaaaaagtgaaaatgaaaaagtaaaagtaaaagaaaagaaaagaaatcagaGAAAACCAAACAAAATCATGCTAGAAGACCAATAGGAATACCTCAAAGAAAAACCCGTGAATCCTTGGTGTGAAGATTTGCAAATACTGGTGAAAAGGGTCTCTTGCTTGACGCTTCACCGTAGTGGGCCGATTGAATTTGCTTCTTTGTTTGTTTTGACACAACTTCTTCTCCGTCCGTCTATTTTTTCTGATGGTCGTTCTTTCTTttcctatttgaaaatatttcgAATGCAAATGTATTTGAAACTAATTTACTTGTGTTTCAATCAAATGTTTAGCGTGCATTTAGGAAAATATTCATGCTGTGTAAAAAATGTGTTCACACAATTTAAAAAATGTCTATATAACATTCAAAAACATGTTTATGACCTTTAGAAAATAATCACATATTGCAAACATATATTcacattttctaaaaaaaaactgTACAATGCAAAAAACAGATTCACATAATTTTAAAAACATTTGGTACCATTCACAAATGCCCTAGATATTTTTTTAAAATTCTAAAAAACAAATGTTTTGCACGTTTATAAAAACTACCTATGGCATTTCTGAAAACTGtttaacatgtataaaaaaatgttcaacatgtactCCAAAAATGTTCAAGGTGTATTTGAAAAAACCTTTTGCATTTATTAGAAAAACATTCATCATGTATTTGTGAAATATTCAGCGTGTATCGAAAAGTGGTCGCCGTGTATAAGAACAATGtacaacatgtattaaaaaattcaACATTATTTGAAAATGGaaagaaaatcaaataaaaaagaaaaagaatgaaaagcAATATGggaaacaaacaaaaataaaagaagaacaaaATACGCGTGGAAGCTTGTAAAACCGGTCAGAACCTGTCACTTTTGAAAATCGATCTGGGAAAGCTACATTGGGCTGCTCCTTGGGGATAACGCTAGAGATGAGATGGTAGCTCGTCCCAGGATAGGCGACACATAGCCCTTACACATGTACACCCACCAAGCTTCTTCAATAGGAGTGCTTAACACAACTTGGAACAACTACAATAGAATCGATGCTTCAGTTGAAAAAGTAGAATAATTCTTCTTGGGCTATCGGATCGAACATGAATGGCCCAGATTCTAGTGGAGGGATGTGTACGCTCTTCTTTGCAGAAAGGTACCTCATTTCTTGTTATTTTTCTTACGACCTGCTTCTCACAAGAGCAGCGGCTCCAGCTGTTGGGCTGCCACGGCGGATCTCCCCatagcaaaaaaaataaaatcaaGTACCATAACATCATTCTCATTGGAGTATTGATAACATTTCGCGAAAACTCAATGTGTTGGAAGGATATAAAGGGTTGGTATTTATGAGACGTTTGGTCTAATGAAGGAGTTATCATGTTTCTGGTTTGTGTTGTTCACAATTTTTTGAGAAGCTCACAAAATTTTGGTACGTTCACAAATATTGAAGAAGTTCACAAAAGTCTGAAAAAGATCAtggattttaaaaaaaaatcatgaattgaaaaaacttcacaaatttaaaaaaacatcacaaaattcaaaagaacttcatgtattttaaaaagttcatgaaatttgggAAAAGTTTTCGAAGTTCGAAAAAGTTTCCAAACAAACCCGCCCACTTTTTAGGCCAGGGCTTTAACCTTGCCATGGTAGGCTATTGGGAGATCTACTATGCGTACCCATATTTCAAATTTGTAGAGCTCAATGGATGACGGCTTTGATTATCCATCATAGGGAGCGATGATCACCGGATTGCGTCTAAAGTGCCACGGGCCACCCTGAGTAACCCTCTCCCAATCTCCAAGGCAGTTGAATTGCATCATGAACATGTTTTCTTCCAAAGTTTTAATCTTAACCTTCCTTGCTAGATCCCAAGCAGTCCGCATATTGCGAAAAAACCAGTAGGTGCTAAAGCCTTTGTCCATGTGAACACAAACCAAGATCATCGAGCGGATATCCTCCACCGCCGGGGCGTCAGTCTCCTCGAAGACCTCATCGTCGAGGTCGTCCTCCTATAAGGCGAGCTCCTTCAGGAGATCCTAAACCTTGATCTTCCCCTTAGATCCTGATCCCGAGGCATCCTCGCGACGAGCCATGGTCGCACTCGAAACAACGGATCAATCTCTTGGCGGACCAAGAGAAGACCTAGAAACCCTAACCCCTCCCTGAACTCACGCCCTTACCAAGGCCGGGCGGCCGTCCAGGACGGCCCCAGCCCGAGCGGGGGGAATCGAAATCCGGGGAGGAAGAGGGACAGATGATCTCAACGTTGCCGGTGGCAACGAGAGGAATAAACCCTAACGAGAGGGAACGACAAGCGTATTCACACCATTTTGAAATTGTCCATAACATACGAAAACATGTTCATGATATTTACAAAATGATTAGGCGTTCCAAAAAATATGCCTGTAGCATTTTTTTCAAATGTTTCTACAATGTAAAAAAATATTTACATGACGTAAAAGATAGTTATGtttaacatgtattaaaaaattgttcaatGGGTACTCCAAAGACGTTCAAGGTGTATCTGAAAATCTTTTGCATAAATTAGAAAATGTTCATCAGGTATTTGAGAAATATTCAGCACACATATAAAAGGTGGTCCCATTGTATAGAAAAATGTGCAACGTATATTAAAAAGTCAACATTATTTGAAAAAGggattgaaaaaaataaaaaagaacaaaaaaatgaaaagaaatacaTGAAACAAACAAAAATGAAAGAAGAACAAAAAACATCGTGGAAGCTTCTAAAACCGGTCCAAAGTTGTCACTTTCGAAAACCGATCGAGAAAAGCTACATTGGACCGTCCCGTTAGGGGCAACGCTAGAGATGAGACGGTAGCTCGTCTTGCAATAGACGAGACATAGCCCTTGCCAGTGTACCCCCACCAAGCTTCTTCAATACAAGTACTTCACACAACTGAGAATGACCATAATAGAATCGATGGTTCAGgggtaaaaaaatagaaaaattcttCCTGGGCTATCAAATCGAACATCAATGCCCCAGATTCTAGCGGATGGATGTGTGCGCTCTTCTTTGCAGAAAGATACCTCGAGACCTATCAATTTTCTTATGATTTACTCTGAACGCGAGAGGCGGCTCAGGCCCAAAAAATCCCAAACGCGAGTGGCGTAACATTCCTCCGCCTGTATCGCTGCTGACAGCGGCTGTGGTATAAATGTCATGCCTAGCTAGGTGACCACGGCTACTAGAGGTCGCGTTCCATCTACGTCCCCATGGTTCCTGGTCATCTCCTCTTCGGCAATCGGACTGCCACGACAGATCTTCCCAATAGCTGCTGCCTGAACAAGCTCTCTGGGGTATTGTTCTCCGATGTCCTACCCTACTCTGACATTCACCACATGTGGctccactgttggggatcgt
This window contains:
- the LOC123129313 gene encoding germin-like protein 2-4, encoding MASSGNSIHTLNLNTNLNLSANPSGASHDHYLRNDYGYVHFTGVSVTPAQFPGLHTLGMSFARADLSAVGGVNPPHYHPRATKMAPVLAGRVYAGFVDTGGRLFAKFLVEGEVMVFPRGMVHFQLNVGDQPATVYGTFNSDNPGIVRIPATVFGSRIRDAVLERASGLTVEELRGIFPTLRRIEKRFGVPNKAELED